The genomic region TTAGGTGCTGAAGATAACGCTATTGAATTAGAATATCAATTGTTCACTGAATTGCGAGAGTACGTCAAAACATTCACAGTAAGGTTACAAAAACAGGCAAAAATGATATCAGAGCTAGATTGCTTACAAAGTTTTGCTGAAATTGCACAACGATATAATTATGTACGTCCTTTATTTAGTCAAGATAAAACGCTAGAGCTCATTGATTCACGTCATCCAGTCGTTGAGAGAGTAATGGATTACAATGATTATGTACCAAACGATTGCCATTTAAATGAAAATACGTCTATATATTTAATTACAGGGCCTAATATGTCCGGTAAATCAACATACATGAGACAAGTGGCAATTATTAGTATTATGGCTCAAATGGGAGCTTTCGTACCTTGTCAATCAGCGACATTACCCATTTTTGATCAAATTTTCACACGTATCGGTGCTGCGGATGATCTCGTATCTGGAAAAAGTACATTTATGGTTGAAATGCTTGAAGCTCAAAAGGCGCTTAAATATGCTACGCAGGATAGTTTAATTATATTTGATGAGATTGGACGCGGTACATCGACGTATGATGGATTGGCATTAGCACAAGCGATGATTGAATATGTCGCGAGTACTTCACAAGCGAAAACGCTGTTCTCAACACACTATCATGAGTTGACTGAACTTGAACAGTCAGTGGATACACTTAAAAATGTTCATGTTGCTGCGGATGAACATCAAGGCGAACTTATCTTTTTGCATAAAGTGAAAGAAGGAGCAGTCGCGCATAGTTATGGGATTCAAGTTGCAAAGTTAGCAGATTTACCAGATGAAGTCATTGAAAGGGCACAAGTGATACTCAATGATTTTGAAATGAATCACGGCACACAACCTACATCAAACCCTATGAGTAACGCGCCATCAGAAAAAGTAATCAGTACTTCAGATCCATTCTCTAAAGCGAACGACTTTGAACAAACAACATTAGATTTATTTAGTCATGATGTCAAACAGAGTGAGATTGAAATTGAAATTAAGCATATGAATCTTTCTCAAATGACACCAATTGAAGCCTTAGTTAAGCTAAGTGAACTACAAAAAAGATTACAATAGAAGGTGATGACAGTGGGAAAAATCAGAGAATTAAAAACGTCATTAGCAAATAAGATTGCAGCAGGTGAAGTGGTTGAGCGTCCAAGTTCAGTTGTAAAAGAATTGCTGGAAAACAGTATTGACGCTGGAGCAACAGAAATTAACATCGAAACCTATGAATCGGGTGTCCGTTCTATTCGAATTGTAGATAACGGCTCTGGCATATTAAAAGAAGATTTAGGTCTCGTATTTCATCGTCATGCTACGAGTAAATTAAAAGAAGATGAAGATTTGTTTCATATTCGCACATTAGGCTTTCGTGGTGAAGCATTGGCAAGTATCGCATCAGTCGCCAAAGTGACATTGCAAACATCTCCAGACGGCATTAATGGATATGAAGTGTACGCTGAAAATGGTGAAATTTTGTCAGAGAAACCAGCTAAAGCGAGACAAGGGACTGATATCAAAGTAGAGTCATTATTTTATAATACGCCTGCACGCTTAAAATACATCAAAAGTTTATATACAGAGTTAGGTAAAATTACGGATATTGTAAATAGAATGGCTATGAGTCATCCACACATTCGTATATCCTTAACAAATGACGATAAAGGTATTTTGCGTACAAACGGCTCTGGACGAACGAATGAAGTGATGGCTGAAATTTATGGTATGAAAGTTGCTAAGGATTTAGTTCATATAAAAGGTGATACAAGTGACTATCATATCGAAGGTTTCGTCGCTAAGCCTGAACATACGCGTAGTAATCGCCATTATATTTCACTGTTTATCAATGGTCGCTATATTAAAAACTTTCTTTTAAATAAGGCTGTTGTTGAAGGATATCATACATTGTTAATGATTGGGCGATTCCCTATTGTATATTTAAATATTGAAATGGATCCCATATTAGTCGATGTTAATGTACATCCAACTAAGTTAGAAGTGCGTTTATCAAAAGAGGATCAGCTTTATCAGCTCATTGTTGAAAAAATCAGAGAGGCTTTTAAAGATAAGGTGCTCATTCCTCAAAATGACTTCAAAAATAAATATCAGCCACAAAAAGTACTCGAACAATTTGAGCAACAAAAGATGCGTTTTGATGCACAACAACGTCAAGAACAGCAAGATCCTGTTTCGGATAGTCATAGCGTTCAATCAGCTCAAGTAAATGAACCATCGCATCATTACACTTCAAATGATGACAGTGTTACTAATACCACAGCCGATAATGCATATGTAGACGCTCAACGTGAAATATTAGAGGAAATGTCTAATGATAGTATTGACGCGTCAGTTCTATCAGAGAACGCGATAGATCAACAAGCCTCCTTGTCTGAAGAAGTCACAGAGACAAATACAACAGCTCAACGTCGTATACCTTATATGGAAGTGGTAGGTCAAGTACATGGGACGTATATTGTCGCTCAAAATGAAGAGGGGATGTACCTTATTGATCAACATGCCGCGCAAGAAAGAATAAAATATGAATACTTTAGAGATAAAATAGGAGAAGTGGAAAACGAAAATCAAAGTTTATTAATCCCTTTAACTTTTAATTTCTCTAAAGATGAATATTATATTATCGAACAATATAAAGAGGAACTCAGCAAAGCAGGTATTTTTCTAGAACCATTTGGTGCACATGACTATATAGTCAGCAGTTATCCAGTCTGGTTTCCGAAAGAGGAAGTTGAAGAAATTATTAAAGACTTAATTGAATATGTACTTGAACATAAAAAGGTAAATATCGCTAAGTTTAGAGAAGAAGCAGCCATCATGATGAGTTGTAAAAAGTCTATTAAAGCCAACCATTATTTAAAGCATCACGAAATGGCTGATTTAATTAATCAACTCAGTAAAATGTCAGATCCATTCACTTGTCCTCATGGAAGACCTATCATTATTAACTTTACCAATTATGAAATTGAACGTTTGTTTAAACGTATCCAATAGTCAAAGCGCTATTATTTTAAAAGGAGATTAAAATGAAACCGTACATTTTACCAGCGATTCGTTCAATGAAAGATTTAGAAAAGCTCACTAAAACTGATTATGAAACTTGTGTTTTGTTGGATACGCACATAGGTCATTTAAGGTCAATGATGCATTTTATGAAACAAAATCAATTGCAGCCCTTTGTCCATATCGATTTGATTAAAGGAATGAGCCATGATGAGTTTGCAGCAGAATATATTATTCAGACATATAAACCTAAAGGTGTCGTATCAACTAAAACAAAAATCATCAAAAAAGCCAAAGCGTTAGGTGTGATTACAATCTTTAGGGTATTTATTATAGACAGCCATGCACTTGAACGAAGTATCGAATTGATTGAACGTATTCAACCAGACTATGTTGAAGTATTACCTGGTATTGCAGATAAAGTAATCCACCAGATTCATGCTAAAACAGGGGTATCTGTCATTGCAGGGGGATTAATTGAAACTGCTGAAGAAGTACAACATGCCATTGACAATGGCGCAACGTATATTACAACAAGCGTGCGTCAATTGTGGTAAATATTTGAGGGAGGTGACTAAAATGAATTTGCCTTTGCACTTAAAACAAGGAGACCTTATTGCCATTGTTGCTCCGTCATCGGGATTAGCCGGTGAAAAAGATGTGAGATGGCGTTCGAAGATTGGGATTAATAATTTAAAAAAGTTAGGATATCGCGTAAAAGTGATGCCTAATGCATTAAAAGATAAAGAATGGAATTACCATCATCCTAAGGCGCGTGCTAGAGAACTTACAGACGCTTTCTTAGATCCAGAAGTCAAAGCTATATTATGTACAATTGGTGGCAATGAATCAGCGCGTATTATACCATATCTGAATGAGACAACAATTCGAGAAAACCCCAAAATTTTTATAGGCTATTCCGATATCACTGCACTTCATCTTTATTTCAATACCCTTGGACTTGTCACATTTTATGGACCTGCTTTATTAACTGATTTTGCTGAGAATGTAGCGCTTGATCGATATACACTTGATTATTTGTTTCGATTAATAGGTGATGTTCGTGCATTGGGATATATTGAGACATCACCATACACCCGTCGTTTTGGACTGAGATGGGAAGAATCTTTAAAAGATATAGAACGTGAAAAAACGCTCAATTCAAATTACGTTTTGATACAAGGTAATCAACCCGCATCAGGGCCTCTTATTGGGGGATGTTTTGAATCATTGGACAAGTTACGAGGAACACCTTATTTTCCAGATATCAACGAATTTAATGATAAGATACTTTTTATTGAAACGTCAGAAGTAATTACAGAGCCATGGTCTTTTGAGGAAACAATGCGTTCATTTGGTTATATGGGCATTTTTCATAGAATAAACGGCATGGTTATAGGACGACCACAAAATGGAACGTATCAAAGAGAATATCATATGAGTATTGTGAAAATTTTAAAGGAATTTGACTTAGAGACTATGCCGGTTATCGGTAACGCCAGTTTTGGACATAATGAGCCCAAATGTACATTACCGTATGGGATTAAAGCTAAAATTTCAATAGCACCAGTAGCCCTTTATATTGAAGAACCTGCAGTAAAATAAAAGTGATATTTATAATATGGCATAATCATAAGTTCTATTTAGAATATGAGTCAGTTTGATAAAATAAAAAAGTAATTAATGAAAACGTTTTTTGAAATGAAGGTAATATATTGACAACGTTTTCAGTCGAGTGTAATATAAAAAACAAGTTAATAGTAGACGAGAGAATGGGAGACTTCTACACGTATTATTTTTCGAATTTTAATGCGTTTATGGGGTCTCTTTTTTACTAAAGGGAGGAATGTTAATGAATGTCTATTTAGCTGAATTTTTTGGTACTGCGCTTTTATTGCTTATGGGTGGTGGCGTTGTAGCAAATGTAAATTTGAAGAAAACATATGCCAATGGTGCTGATTGGATTGTAATAGCAATCGGTTGGGGATTGGCTGTTACACTAGGTGTGTATGCTGTAGGACAATTTTCAGGCGCGCATTTAAATCCGGCAGTTACATTTTCATTTGCGATCAATGGTGATTTTCCATGGAATCAAGTTCCTGGTTATATTATTGCGCAAATATTAGGTGGTATTGTGGGTGGTGTACTCACATGGCTCATGTACTTACCACATTGGCGTGAAACTGAAGATAAAGGTGCTAAATTAGCTATTTTTTCTACTGGACCGGCACTCAAAAACTATACTGCAAACTTTATCTCTGAAATTATCGGAACAGCTGTATTAACGGCAGGTTTATTATTTATTGGTTCAAATAAATTTACTGATGGACTTAATCCACTCATAGTAGGTGCTTTAATTGTTGCTATTGGTTTAAGTTTAGGTGGGACAACGGGTTATGCTATCAACCCTGCTCGTGATTTAGGTCCACGTATCGCACATGCTATTTTACCTATTCCGGGTAAAGGACCAAGCGGATGGTCATATGCTATAGTGCCTATTTTAGGTCCTCTGGTAGGTGGTATGATTGGTACAGTTCTATATCGTCTTGTTTTTAAAGGGACATTCGATATTTGGACAATTGCAACTATTATTGTAACGATTTTAACGTTACTGTTTGGTATGATAATGAACCGAAAATCAAAAAACGGGGATATTGCAAAAATCTTTTAATGTGATAAATGAAAAAAGATTAATCGATATACATTATGGGTAGAGTTAAGCACTATTTAAGAAACGAGACAACAAGGAATTGAGAGGAGAATTTTAATTATGGGAAAATACATTTTATCTATTGACCAAGGTACAACAAGTTCCAGAGCCATTTTATTTAATGAAGATGGAACAATAGAAGGTGTGGCTCAACGTGAATTTCAACAATATTTTCCAAAAGCAGGTTGGGTAGAGCATGATGCAAATGAAATTTGGACATCAGTTTTATCAGTAATCGCTTCAGTTTTAAATGAAAATAATGTATCAGCGTCTCAAATTGCAGGGATTGGTATTACAAACCAACGTGAAACAACTGTATTATGGGATAAAAACACAGGGCGTCCAATTTACCATGCAATTGTTTGGCAGTCACGACAAACGCAACAAATTTGCGACGCATTAAAAGCAGCAGGACATGAAAAAACGTTCCACCAAAAAACAGGTTTATTATTAGATCCATATTTTGCAGGTACAAAAGTAAAGTGGATTTTAGATGAAGTGGAAGGCGCGCGTGAAAAAGCTGAAAAAGGAGATATCCTTTTCGGTACTATTGATTCATGGCTCGTATGGAAATTATCAGGCGGAAAAGCGCATATTACTGATTATAGTAATGCTAGCCGTACGTTGATGTACAATATTCATGATCTTGAATGGGACAAAGAATTACTAGAGTTATTAGATGTACCTGAAGCAATCTTGCCAGAAGTAAGACCATCAAGTGAAATATACTGTCATACTGTAGACTATCACTTCTTTGGTCAAGAGGTACCTATTGCTGGTGTTGCCGGAGACCAACAAGCAGCATTGTTTGGTCAAGCATGCTTTGAACGTGGAGACGTGAAAAACACATATGGTACAGGTGGATTTATGTTAATGAATACAG from Staphylococcus felis harbors:
- the mutL gene encoding DNA mismatch repair endonuclease MutL — translated: MGKIRELKTSLANKIAAGEVVERPSSVVKELLENSIDAGATEINIETYESGVRSIRIVDNGSGILKEDLGLVFHRHATSKLKEDEDLFHIRTLGFRGEALASIASVAKVTLQTSPDGINGYEVYAENGEILSEKPAKARQGTDIKVESLFYNTPARLKYIKSLYTELGKITDIVNRMAMSHPHIRISLTNDDKGILRTNGSGRTNEVMAEIYGMKVAKDLVHIKGDTSDYHIEGFVAKPEHTRSNRHYISLFINGRYIKNFLLNKAVVEGYHTLLMIGRFPIVYLNIEMDPILVDVNVHPTKLEVRLSKEDQLYQLIVEKIREAFKDKVLIPQNDFKNKYQPQKVLEQFEQQKMRFDAQQRQEQQDPVSDSHSVQSAQVNEPSHHYTSNDDSVTNTTADNAYVDAQREILEEMSNDSIDASVLSENAIDQQASLSEEVTETNTTAQRRIPYMEVVGQVHGTYIVAQNEEGMYLIDQHAAQERIKYEYFRDKIGEVENENQSLLIPLTFNFSKDEYYIIEQYKEELSKAGIFLEPFGAHDYIVSSYPVWFPKEEVEEIIKDLIEYVLEHKKVNIAKFREEAAIMMSCKKSIKANHYLKHHEMADLINQLSKMSDPFTCPHGRPIIINFTNYEIERLFKRIQ
- a CDS encoding glycerol-3-phosphate responsive antiterminator; the encoded protein is MKPYILPAIRSMKDLEKLTKTDYETCVLLDTHIGHLRSMMHFMKQNQLQPFVHIDLIKGMSHDEFAAEYIIQTYKPKGVVSTKTKIIKKAKALGVITIFRVFIIDSHALERSIELIERIQPDYVEVLPGIADKVIHQIHAKTGVSVIAGGLIETAEEVQHAIDNGATYITTSVRQLW
- a CDS encoding S66 family peptidase is translated as MNLPLHLKQGDLIAIVAPSSGLAGEKDVRWRSKIGINNLKKLGYRVKVMPNALKDKEWNYHHPKARARELTDAFLDPEVKAILCTIGGNESARIIPYLNETTIRENPKIFIGYSDITALHLYFNTLGLVTFYGPALLTDFAENVALDRYTLDYLFRLIGDVRALGYIETSPYTRRFGLRWEESLKDIEREKTLNSNYVLIQGNQPASGPLIGGCFESLDKLRGTPYFPDINEFNDKILFIETSEVITEPWSFEETMRSFGYMGIFHRINGMVIGRPQNGTYQREYHMSIVKILKEFDLETMPVIGNASFGHNEPKCTLPYGIKAKISIAPVALYIEEPAVK
- a CDS encoding MIP/aquaporin family protein; protein product: MNVYLAEFFGTALLLLMGGGVVANVNLKKTYANGADWIVIAIGWGLAVTLGVYAVGQFSGAHLNPAVTFSFAINGDFPWNQVPGYIIAQILGGIVGGVLTWLMYLPHWRETEDKGAKLAIFSTGPALKNYTANFISEIIGTAVLTAGLLFIGSNKFTDGLNPLIVGALIVAIGLSLGGTTGYAINPARDLGPRIAHAILPIPGKGPSGWSYAIVPILGPLVGGMIGTVLYRLVFKGTFDIWTIATIIVTILTLLFGMIMNRKSKNGDIAKIF
- the glpK gene encoding glycerol kinase GlpK; its protein translation is MGKYILSIDQGTTSSRAILFNEDGTIEGVAQREFQQYFPKAGWVEHDANEIWTSVLSVIASVLNENNVSASQIAGIGITNQRETTVLWDKNTGRPIYHAIVWQSRQTQQICDALKAAGHEKTFHQKTGLLLDPYFAGTKVKWILDEVEGAREKAEKGDILFGTIDSWLVWKLSGGKAHITDYSNASRTLMYNIHDLEWDKELLELLDVPEAILPEVRPSSEIYCHTVDYHFFGQEVPIAGVAGDQQAALFGQACFERGDVKNTYGTGGFMLMNTGEEAVTSENGLLTTIAYGIDGKVLYALEGSIFVSGSAIQWLRDGMRMINSAPQSEDYAKRVDSTEGVYVVPAFVGLGTPYWDSDARGAIFGLTRGTEKEHFIRATLESLCYQTRDVLEAMEQDSGIKVNNLRVDGGAVKNNFLMQFQADLVDITVERPEINETTALGAAYLAGIAIGFWKDKSDIQKNWKLEKSFDPDMTDDERTKLYKGWKKAVEATQVFKLDEA